One segment of Pseudodesulfovibrio sp. 5S69 DNA contains the following:
- a CDS encoding GGDEF domain-containing protein — MPTDKKIKFPENELASELTALQKELCEYSKGIDEKLEQAVWVFRLIQGVSCEEWESIAARRDLGQWLSLPINGDAYPHLKRFQETLEKLAYQTDHDPLTELANRRAFDRILDIEIERSKRARTPLSLAILDLDDFKRVNDTYGHQKGDEVLSTFARHLKANTRRYDLAARFGGEEFALIMAGSGLVKAQRLLSRLLNEFKQIEFSTPDGDETFHVTCSVGLTCYKGSVSITDKELIELADGALYEAKAAGKDQVKVSRLAFADNVSNETLVHANEKQFLFGGK, encoded by the coding sequence ATGCCCACGGACAAAAAAATTAAATTCCCCGAGAACGAACTCGCATCGGAACTGACCGCGCTCCAGAAGGAGCTGTGCGAATATTCCAAGGGGATCGACGAGAAGCTCGAACAGGCGGTCTGGGTCTTCCGGCTCATCCAAGGGGTCTCCTGCGAGGAGTGGGAGTCCATCGCCGCCCGGCGCGATCTCGGCCAGTGGCTCTCCCTGCCCATCAACGGCGACGCCTATCCGCACTTGAAGCGGTTCCAGGAGACCCTGGAGAAGTTGGCCTACCAGACCGACCACGACCCGCTCACCGAGTTGGCCAACCGGCGGGCCTTCGACCGCATTCTCGATATCGAGATCGAACGGTCCAAGCGCGCCCGCACTCCGCTCTCCCTGGCCATCCTGGATCTGGACGACTTCAAGCGCGTCAACGACACCTACGGCCATCAAAAGGGCGACGAGGTCCTGAGCACCTTTGCCAGGCACCTCAAGGCCAACACCCGGCGCTACGACCTGGCGGCCCGCTTCGGCGGCGAGGAATTCGCCCTGATCATGGCCGGGTCCGGCCTGGTCAAGGCCCAGCGGCTCTTGAGCCGCCTGCTCAACGAGTTCAAGCAAATCGAATTCAGCACCCCGGACGGGGACGAAACCTTTCACGTCACCTGTTCCGTCGGTCTCACCTGCTACAAGGGGAGCGTGAGCATCACGGACAAGGAACTGATCGAGCTGGCCGATGGCGCGCTTTACGAGGCCAAGGCTGCCGGCAAGGATCAGGTCAAGGTCTCCAGGCTCGCTTTTGCGGACAACGTCTCGAACGAGACCCTGGTGCACGCCAACGAAAAGCAGTTCCTGTTCGGCGGGAAATAA
- a CDS encoding MinD/ParA family protein: MNHNNTLSLSIMSGKGGVGKTNIVLNLGYALHAMNITSMLMDCDLGLANLDVLLGISPDRNLHDLLQTGVDAEDVLVSIEDGFDMLPATSGVPELVEMDEDLQDILFKKLINIAGEYDFLMLDLGAGISHTVLSLAALTQLRVVVVTPEPTSLTDSYAMIKVLATQHGIKDFLVLVNQAISAKEANQTFDRLNAACMNFLNIELRNLGFVHQDRTLVESVRRQTPLMKFAPQATASKDIVGIAKKLIRYREDNRERIGGRPILKDFPSE; this comes from the coding sequence ATGAACCATAACAATACACTCAGTCTCTCGATCATGAGCGGCAAGGGCGGAGTCGGCAAGACCAACATCGTGCTCAACCTGGGCTATGCCCTGCACGCCATGAACATCACGTCCATGCTCATGGACTGCGACCTCGGGCTGGCCAATCTCGACGTCCTGCTCGGCATATCCCCGGACCGCAACCTGCACGACCTGCTGCAGACCGGCGTGGACGCCGAGGATGTGCTCGTGTCCATCGAGGACGGCTTCGACATGCTCCCGGCCACCAGCGGCGTGCCGGAGCTGGTCGAGATGGACGAAGACCTGCAGGACATCCTGTTCAAGAAGCTCATCAACATCGCGGGAGAGTATGATTTTCTCATGCTCGACCTCGGGGCGGGTATCAGCCACACGGTCCTGTCCCTGGCGGCCCTGACCCAGCTGCGCGTGGTGGTGGTCACCCCCGAACCCACCTCCCTGACCGACAGCTACGCCATGATCAAGGTCCTGGCCACCCAGCACGGCATCAAGGACTTCCTGGTCCTGGTCAACCAGGCCATCAGCGCCAAGGAGGCCAACCAGACTTTTGACCGGCTCAACGCCGCGTGCATGAATTTCCTGAACATAGAGCTGCGCAACCTGGGCTTCGTGCACCAGGACCGCACCCTGGTGGAGTCGGTCCGCCGCCAGACCCCGCTCATGAAATTCGCCCCGCAGGCAACGGCCAGCAAGGATATTGTCGGCATAGCCAAGAAGCTCATCCGCTACCGAGAGGACAACCGCGAGCGCATCGGCGGCCGCCCCATTCTGAAAGATTTTCCTTCGGAATGA
- a CDS encoding HU family DNA-binding protein has protein sequence MNKSELIKALSEQKKMHVDEATKVVGAFVDSVKEALLRGDRVEIRGFGSFKIKDYEGYTGRNPKTGTVVQVRPKKLPFFRPGKELKEYINQ, from the coding sequence ATGAATAAGAGCGAATTGATCAAGGCTCTGTCAGAACAGAAAAAAATGCACGTCGACGAGGCCACCAAGGTGGTCGGCGCCTTCGTGGACTCCGTCAAGGAAGCCCTTCTGCGCGGCGACCGTGTGGAGATTCGCGGTTTTGGCAGCTTCAAGATCAAGGACTACGAGGGCTACACCGGTCGCAATCCCAAGACCGGGACGGTCGTCCAGGTCAGACCCAAGAAACTTCCTTTCTTTCGTCCTGGAAAAGAGTTGAAGGAATACATCAACCAGTAG
- a CDS encoding UshA-like (seleno)protein family 2, translated as MRRLTYCLFLATLILACGDARAQGSVLTILYSANTYGTVRPCPTUGGKTLGGVARRATYFMDNQHTDAPRLLVSGGWEYFRPNGNPGLTKTMVALSKAFNAMHYDVGLLTEREAGALAEDGVPRWPWQKTAEEAPFTVLEIAGGRKVGFLRYPSLPQDAEKPSEAMVAKLSRAIKADRDKVDLLIALCDWGWVAESDYLKSNPAQVPDMLFGSGGGSGINGRVQADGRCLWVRPYDKGRSLAEVNVLQWPKRENSFAWEEAKNYTSASVGMNDAIKDDPEIDALFQ; from the coding sequence ATGCGACGACTCACATACTGCCTGTTTCTGGCGACCCTGATCCTTGCGTGCGGCGACGCCCGTGCGCAGGGTTCTGTCCTGACCATCCTTTACTCGGCGAATACGTATGGCACGGTGCGGCCATGCCCTACCTGAGGCGGCAAGACCCTCGGAGGGGTGGCCCGTCGGGCCACGTATTTTATGGACAATCAACATACCGACGCTCCCAGGTTGCTGGTTTCCGGCGGCTGGGAATATTTTCGCCCCAACGGCAACCCCGGGCTGACCAAGACCATGGTCGCCCTGAGCAAGGCCTTCAACGCCATGCACTACGACGTGGGATTGCTCACCGAACGGGAGGCCGGAGCCCTGGCCGAGGACGGCGTACCCCGCTGGCCCTGGCAGAAGACGGCCGAGGAGGCCCCCTTCACCGTGCTGGAGATAGCGGGCGGCCGCAAAGTCGGCTTCCTGCGCTACCCGTCCCTGCCCCAGGACGCCGAAAAGCCGTCCGAGGCCATGGTCGCCAAGCTCTCCAGGGCGATCAAGGCCGACCGGGACAAGGTGGACCTGCTCATCGCTCTGTGCGACTGGGGCTGGGTGGCGGAAAGCGACTACCTCAAGTCGAATCCGGCCCAGGTCCCGGACATGCTCTTCGGCAGCGGAGGCGGCTCCGGCATCAACGGGCGCGTCCAGGCCGACGGCCGCTGTCTGTGGGTCCGGCCCTACGACAAGGGCCGCAGCCTGGCCGAAGTGAACGTCCTGCAATGGCCGAAAAGAGAAAATTCATTTGCGTGGGAAGAAGCGAAGAATTATACATCAGCTTCCGTAGGTATGAACGACGCGATCAAGGATGATCCGGAAATCGATGCTCTTTTTCAATAA